Proteins found in one Salvia splendens isolate huo1 chromosome 10, SspV2, whole genome shotgun sequence genomic segment:
- the LOC121751658 gene encoding CTL-like protein DDB_G0288717 isoform X1, translating into MDTTPDDPHHDSAATKPLLSKPYPTLEPPIASISEAEEDQSQFLQISYNYGPRPLKDLPFLILFSLLLLSTFALGIFASVNRNPHRHDISYFAYDVASSSCVSVHVRSPRPFSSNSSKSNLFEVGDSSISPNSNLVADFIYISSHLGRFDLVNFVNSTDSSAWVSLIWTLVVTLIVSVPFLFLVLLLLKHYTKQIVYASLPFFVIVPIFVNVYWFVACTVSSTCSEAFPLAYRIVVLIFVFLIIGVIVWIFVVNWHRIELTVRVIGVASTALLKNLGLFGALPALTLGLLVCYVPIVLFLVFSSSNGEIVPREDHGEYVCVWKQDSWVPAYYTLAILTMLWSATIMVEAQVYVISGTIAQWYFSKDDSPPKHGIRSSLRNAFGPSFGTICFSGLLICIVRMVRSIVDNARQEDASGIVNLILRCCANALLSAVDFLNKFTINFAAITGEAYCSAARMTYELLKRNLLSAVFVETVSTRILSGIVLVLSAIYAILVCVLLKAAVHLGDDAYFIAFIAWILLMVVLGFFVHVLDNVIDTVYVCYAIDRDRGEVYKQDVHEVYVHLPISRSHRAGFVPRATNVV; encoded by the exons ATGGACACCACCCCCGATGACCCCCACCACGACTCCGCCGCCACGAAGCCCCTCCTCTCTAAACCATATCCCACTCTTGAACCACCCATAGCTTCCATCTCCGAAGCTGAAGAAGACCAATCCCAATTCCTTCAGATCTCCTACAATTACGGCCCTCGCCCCCTCAAAGATCTCCCCTTTCTCATCCtcttctctctcctcctcctctccacCTTCGCCCTCGGAATCTTCGCCTCCGTTAACCGAAACCCCCACCGCCACGACATCTCCTATTTTGCCTACGACGTAGCCTCCTCTTCCTGCGTCTCCGTCCATGTCCGTAGCCCTAGGCCCTTTTCTTCAAATTCGTCAAAATCCAATCTTTTCGAGGTCGGGGACAGCTCCATTTCCCCGAATTCGAATCTTGTAGctgattttatttatatttcatctCATTTAGGCAGGTTTGATTTGGTGAATTTTGTGAATTCTACTGATTCGAGTGCGTGGGTGAGCTTGATTTGGACTCTTGTAGTGACTCTAATTGTGAGTGTGCCGTTTCTGTTCTTGGTGCTTTTGCTGCTCAAGCACTACACTAAGCAGATAGTTTATGCCTCGCTTCCCTTCTTCGTCATTGTCCCTATTTTCGTGAATGTTTACTGGTTTGTTGCTTGCACCGTGAGCTCCACCTGCAGTGAGGCCTTCCCTTTGGCTTATCGGATTGTTGTCCTAATTTTTGTGTTCTTGATAATTGGTGTGATTGTGTGGATATTTGTGGTGAATTGGCATAGAATTGAGCTGACAGTGAGAGTTATCGGTGTGGCGTCTACTGCTTTGTTGAAGAATTTGGGGTTGTTTGGGGCTCTTCCGGCTCTGACTTTGGGGCTGCTCGTGTGCTATGTGCCgattgttttgtttttggtgtTTTCCAGCTCGAATGGTGAAATTGTTCCGCGGGAAGATCATGGAGAGTATGTTTGTGTGTGGAAACAGGATAGCTGGGTGCCTGCTTATTACACGTTGGCAATCTTGACTATGCTGTGGTCTGCCACCATTATGGTAGAAGCTCAAGTATATGTGATCAGTGGGACTATTGCACAGTGGTATTTCTCCAAGGATGACTCTCCGCCAAAGCATGGGATACGAAGCTCTTTGAG GAATGCGTTTGGTCCCTCCTTTGGGACTATATGTTTCTCCGGTTTGCTCATCTGTATTGTCCGAATGGTTCGTTCCATTGTTGATAATGCAAGACAAGAAGATGCATCTGGGATTGTCAATCTTATTCTGCGGTGTTGTGCGAATGCCCTGTTGTCGGCAGTTGATTTTCTGAACAAATTCACCATTAACTTTGCCGCCATAACTGGTGAAGCATACTGCAGTGCTGCGAGGATGACTTATGAGCTTCTCAAACGGAACCTTCTCTCAGCAGTGTTTGTCGAAACTGTTTCCACTCGAATACTCTCTGGAATTGTCCTCGTGTTATCAGCAATTTATGCCATACTG GTTTGTGTTCTTCTAAAAGCTGCAGTGCATCTTGGCGATGATGCATACTTCATTGCTTTCATTGCGTGGATCTTGCTGATGGTGGTCCTGGGGTTCTTCGTTCACGTGTTGGATAATGTTATTGACACTGTGTATGTATGCTACGCCATAGACAGGGATCGGGGGGAGGTTTACAAACAAGACGTCCACGAGGTGTACGTTCACCTCCCAATCAGTAGAAGTCATAGGGCCGGTTTCGTTCCTAGAGCCACGAACGTGGTGTAA
- the LOC121752223 gene encoding subtilisin-like protease SBT1.6: protein MASTAINLTLCLSLLLFTQIYADQTAKTYIIRVDSSSKPSVFPTHYHWYTAEFTEPAAILHVYDTVFHGFSAVLTHFQASSVLKHPSVLSAFEDRRRQLHTTRSPQFVGLRNQRGLWSESDYGSDVIIGVFDTGIWPERRSFSDLNLGPVPKRWRGTCGAGVRFNRRNCNRKIVGARFFDKGHQAASGFVGGINETVEFRSPRDADGHGTHTAATAAGRYAFKASMEGYAAGIAKGVAPKARLAVYKVCWKDAGCFDSDILAAFDAAVNDGVDVISISIGGGEGISSPYYLDPIAIGAYGAVSRGIFVSSSAGNEGPNGMSVTNLAPWLTTVGAGTIDRDFPADVILSDGRKFSGVSLYSGVPLNGKMHPLIYPGKSGVLSASLCMENSLDPIEVRGKIVICDRGSNPRVAKGLVVKKAGGVGMILTNGVSNGEGLVGDAHLIPACAVGSTEGDEIKTYLASNPAATATISFRGTVIGIKPAPVVASFSSRGPNGLNPEILKPDLIAPGVNILAAWTDAVGPTGLDSDNRRSEFNILSGTSMSCPHVSGAAALLKSAHPDWSPAAIRSAMMTTASLTDNSGNPMLDESSNKHATPYDFGAGHMNLDRAMDPGLVYDMTNEDYVNFLCAIEYGPKTIQVITRTPVNCPMRKPSPGNLNYPSIAALFPSGESGVSSKTFFRMVTNVGEEANAVYRVKIEPPKGVRVSVKPWKLVFSETVKKLGYYVTVTIDSKNLVLDDSGAVFGALSWMDGKHVVRSPIVVTQIEPL from the coding sequence ATGGCTTCCACTGCCATAAATCTcactctctgtctctctctgcTTCTCTTCACCCAAATCTACGCCGATCAGACGGCTAAAACTTACATCATCCGAGTCGACAGCTCATCGAAGCCGTCCGTTTTTCCAACTCACTACCATTGGTACACAGCAGAGTTCACTGAACCCGCAGCCATTCTCCACGTATACGACACCGTTTTCCACGGCTTCTCCGCCGTGCTAACTCACTTCCAGGCCTCCTCCGTCCTCAAGCACCCCTCCGTCCTCTCCGCATTCGAGGACCGCCGCCGCCAGCTCCACACAACGCGCTCGCCGCAGTTCGTCGGCCTCCGGAACCAGCGCGGGCTGTGGTCGGAGTCCGATTACGGCTCGGATGTGATAATTGGGGTTTTCGACACCGGAATTTGGCCGGAGAGGAGGAGCTTCTCCGATCTGAACCTAGGCCCCGTGCCGAAGCGGTGGAGAGGCACGTGCGGAGCTGGTGTGAGGTTTAATCGGAGGAATTGCAATCGGAAAATCGTCGGAGCTAGGTTTTTTGACAAAGGTCACCAAGCGGCGTCCGGATTTGTCGGTGGAATCAACGAGACGGTCGAATTCAGGTCGCCGAGAGACGCCGACGGCCATGGAACCCACACCGCCGCCACCGCGGCGGGGAGATATGCTTTCAAAGCGAGTATGGAGGGTTACGCCGCTGGAATCGCGAAAGGAGTCGCACCGAAGGCGCGCCTCGCGGTCTACAAGGTGTGCTGGAAGGATGCGGGATGCTTCGATTCCGATATCCTTGCAGCGTTCGACGCCGCTGTGAACGACGGCGTCGATGTGATTTCAATCTCAATCGGCGGCGGCGAGGGGATATCCTCCCCTTATTATCTCGATCCAATCGCAATTGGAGCATACGGCGCCGTTTCAAGGGGCATTTTCGTCTCTTCCTCAGCTGGAAACGAGGGCCCTAACGGAATGTCGGTGACTAACCTCGCCCCCTGGCTTACCACCGTCGGCGCCGGCACAATTGATCGTGATTTTCCCGCTGACGTCATCCTTAGCGACGGGAGAAAATTCTCTGGTGTTTCTCTCTACTCCGGCGTGCCGCTTAACGGCAAAATGCATCCATTAATTTACCCTGGAAAATCAGGAGTGCTCTCTGCTTCACTTTGCATGGAAAATTCACTCGATCCAATCGAAGTTAGGGGGAAAATCGTCATCTGCGACCGCGGCAGCAACCCTCGCGTGGCCAAGGGATTGGTCGTCAAGAAGGCCGGCGGCGTCGGAATGATTCTCACCAACGGTGTATCCAACGGCGAGGGTTTAGTCGGCGACGCCCATTTAATCCCGGCTTGCGCCGTGGGCTCCACCGAGGGCGACGAGATTAAGACTTACTTAGCTTCGAATCCAGCTGCCACCGCCACCATCAGCTTCCGCGGCACAGTCATCGGAATCAAGCCGGCTCCGGTGGTGGCTTCGTTTTCGTCCCGTGGGCCGAACGGGCTGAACCCGGAGATTCTGAAGCCCGATTTGATCGCCCCGGGAGTGAACATTCTGGCGGCCTGGACGGACGCCGTCGGCCCAACCGGGCTGGACTCCGACAACCGGAGGTCTGAGTTCAACATCCTCTCGGGAACCTCCATGTCTTGCCCTCATGTGAGCGGTGCAGCGGCCTTGCTGAAATCGGCCCACCCTGATTGGAGTCCGGCCGCCATCCGGTCAGCCATGATGACAACGGCGAGTTTGACCGACAACTCCGGCAACCCAATGCTCGATGAATCGAGCAATAAACACGCCACACCCTACGACTTTGGTGCTGGTCATATGAATCTTGATCGTGCTATGGATCCCGGATTGGTGTACGATATGACAAATGAGGATTATGTCAATTTCTTGTGTGCGATCGAGTACGGGCCGAAGACGATTCAGGTGATCACCCGGACGCCGGTGAATTGTCCGATGAGGAAGCCGTCGCCCGGGAATCTGAATTACCCCTCAATTGCGGCTCTGTTCCCGAGCGGGGAGAGTGGGGTTTCGAGCAAGACGTTCTTTAGAATGGTGACGAATGTTGGGGAGGAGGCAAACGCGGTCTATAGAGTTAAAATCGAGCCTCCGAAGGGCGTTAGGGTTAGCGTGAAGCCATGGAAGCTTGTGTTTTCGGAGACGGTGAAGAAGCTAGGTTACTATGTTACTGTAACTATTGATAGCAAGAATTTGGTGTTGGATGATTCGGGTGCTGTGTTTGGGGCTCTTTCTTGGATGGATGGGAAGCATGTGGTGAGAAGCCCCATTGTTGTTACTCAAATCGAACCTTTGTGA